The Pseudomonas alkylphenolica genomic sequence GCGTTTCTGATCGAACTTGAATGCCCCGCAGCACTGCCAGCCTGAGTGCTGCGGGCAGTTCCTTCAGAAAGAAATTAACCTGGTTGTTTTTTTATCACTGTAGGGATGAGCTGAAAGAGCCGTCCTACAGCGGTTTGCCGAACAACAGGTACAAGCGCAGAACCACGACTACCCTGACTGAGGGATTCAGGCAGGAGCAAGGGACATGGGGAAATGGGTAAAGCGCTATTTATGTGTATTGTTCCTGCTATGGACGGTTGTTCACTACCCCGTCAATGCCGCGCAGGATACTGCCGAGAACCTGGCACCACCGGCTGAGCTGAAAGTTGCCAACCGCAGCATTATTACCTTTCACGCGAGCCTGCTCGGAGAAGCACCTGCGGCGCGGGCACAGCGTGCACAGGCAGTGATCAACGAAATGCTCAACGGCACCGAAGACCCTGTCGTGCGCCTCGATACCATTCAGGACAGCTACCTGGTGCTGTTGGGGGAACGCCGTGCGTTCATCGTCACGCCCAAGGATACCGACCCTGAAACATCGGTTGCCGACGCCGCCGCACAAGCCGCGCAACGCCTGAAAAAAGTGGTGGAGGAGTCGCAACAGGCCCGCAGCGTACGCTTTCTGTTGACCGCCGGGGGCATGAGTGCGGTGGCAACCTTGCTGTTCATTGGTCTGTCGCGTCTTGCCGGCTTCGTTCATCGCAAACTGCTCTCACAGTTACCCAAACGCATACGCCGTCATCACGATGTGCTCAAAGTGGGGGAAACCCCGCTACTGGATACCAGCAACCTGTTTCCGCTGATCAGGCGCCTGCTGGCATTGGTGTACTGGACCGTGGTGCTGCTGCTCACCTACGAGTGGCTGACCTTTGTTTTGCAGCGCTTTCCTTACACCCGACCCTGGGGTGAAAGCCTTGATCATTACTTGCTGAACCTGCTCCGGTACGTGCTTGACGCCATCGTCAGCGCGATTCCGGGGCTGGTCATCGCCCTGATGATCTTTTTTATCGCGCGCGGGATCAGCGCCTTCAGCAAGCGGGTGCTGGAACGACTGTCCCGGCCCGGGACCATCACCTGGCTCAACCATGAAACCTTGCAGCCGACTACGCGCTTGACGTCGCTGGCCATCTGGCTGTTTGCCCTGGCGATGGCCTATCCCTATCTACCGGGCGCAGGCACCGATGCATTCAAGGGTTTGTCGGTGCTGGTCGGCCTGATGATTTCCCTTGGCGCCTCCAGTGTGGTCGGGCAGGCGGCAGCAGGATTGATCCTGACCTACACCCGCACCTTGCGTCCCGGCGAGTTTGTACGCATTGGCGAGCATGAAGGCACGGTGACCGAGCTTGGGATGTTTACCACCAGTATTCGTACCGGCCTGGGCGAGGTCCTGACCATACCCAATTCGATGATCACCGGGGCGGTGACCAAGAACTACTCGCGGGTGGTG encodes the following:
- a CDS encoding mechanosensitive ion channel family protein is translated as MGKWVKRYLCVLFLLWTVVHYPVNAAQDTAENLAPPAELKVANRSIITFHASLLGEAPAARAQRAQAVINEMLNGTEDPVVRLDTIQDSYLVLLGERRAFIVTPKDTDPETSVADAAAQAAQRLKKVVEESQQARSVRFLLTAGGMSAVATLLFIGLSRLAGFVHRKLLSQLPKRIRRHHDVLKVGETPLLDTSNLFPLIRRLLALVYWTVVLLLTYEWLTFVLQRFPYTRPWGESLDHYLLNLLRYVLDAIVSAIPGLVIALMIFFIARGISAFSKRVLERLSRPGTITWLNHETLQPTTRLTSLAIWLFALAMAYPYLPGAGTDAFKGLSVLVGLMISLGASSVVGQAAAGLILTYTRTLRPGEFVRIGEHEGTVTELGMFTTSIRTGLGEVLTIPNSMITGAVTKNYSRVVQGAGYVVDTVVTIGYDTPWRQVEAMLLEAAQRTSGILQTPSPQVFQTALSDFYPEYRLVAQAVPSEPRPRAELLSMLHANIQDVFNEYGVQIMSPHYLGDPQDEKRVPRERWFTAPAQQPGEKGEGR